The Pseudomonas parafulva genome window below encodes:
- the pbpC gene encoding peptidoglycan glycosyltransferase PbpC (penicillin-binding protein 1C), with protein MPGARIVRGHTRAGKVLRAMLIASLLMAALLWLADRLWPLPMPGDDLARVVLAEDGTPLWRFADSDGVWRYPVSPEEVSPLYLEALLTYEDRWFYDHPGVNPLALARAAWLNLRGGRVVSGGSTLSMQVARLLDPHDRTLPGKLRQLWRTAQLEWHLSKREILQIYLDRAPFGGTLQGVAAASWAYLGKSPKHLTPAEAALLAVLPQAPSRLRPDRHPARAQQARDKVLQRLADYQVWPAQRIAEAREEPLLLAPRQEPALAPLLARRLNTPDSPPLIRTTLDATLQRRLEDLLLGWRARLPERTSAAILVVEAQTMAVRAYLGSIDLSDERRFGHVDMVHALRSPGSTLKPFLYGLAMDDGLIHSESLLQDVPRRYGDYRPGNFSMGFSGPVSASSALALSLNLPAVQLLEAYGPKRFAAKLRIGGVPLVLPPLAEPNLSLILGGAGSRLEDLVGGYAALARQGRSARIRLQPQDPLLERPLLSPGAAWIVRRILSGQARPDRDPHAELVQRPQLAWKTGTSYGFRDAWSIGVGPRYLIGVWIGRPDGTPVPGQFGLASAAPLMLQVHDLLSNRDRQRGIAMPVENVPASVGVAAICWPLGQPMKRQDPQCRRQRFAWTLDGTTPPTLQAADQPLGLGLRETVWVNERGLRVDARCTGAQAQDIALWPAPLEPWLPRVERRSARLPAIDPNCPPQVPPSAPPLSIVGVRGGDHLRRPLTSHEPLQVQVSALGGAGRRWWFLNGTPLGETEGQDSLALHLEQRGRMELSALDESGETARVEFQVGE; from the coding sequence ATGCCAGGCGCACGCATAGTGCGCGGACACACTCGCGCGGGCAAGGTGCTGCGCGCGATGCTGATCGCCAGCCTGCTGATGGCCGCCCTGCTGTGGCTGGCCGACCGTCTGTGGCCGCTGCCCATGCCGGGCGACGACCTGGCGCGGGTGGTGCTCGCCGAGGACGGCACGCCGCTGTGGCGCTTCGCCGACAGCGACGGTGTGTGGCGTTACCCGGTCAGCCCCGAGGAGGTCTCGCCGCTGTACCTGGAGGCGCTGCTGACCTATGAGGACCGCTGGTTCTACGACCATCCGGGGGTCAACCCGCTGGCCCTGGCCCGCGCCGCCTGGCTGAACCTGCGCGGCGGGCGTGTGGTGTCCGGGGGGAGCACCCTGTCGATGCAGGTGGCTCGCCTGCTCGATCCGCACGACCGCACGTTGCCCGGCAAGCTGCGCCAGCTCTGGCGCACGGCGCAGTTGGAGTGGCACCTGTCCAAGCGCGAGATCCTGCAGATCTACCTGGACCGGGCGCCGTTCGGTGGCACCTTGCAAGGCGTCGCTGCCGCCAGTTGGGCCTACCTGGGCAAATCGCCCAAGCACCTGACGCCCGCCGAGGCCGCGCTCTTGGCAGTGCTGCCGCAAGCGCCCAGCCGCCTGCGCCCGGACCGCCATCCCGCGCGTGCCCAGCAAGCCCGCGACAAAGTGCTGCAACGCCTGGCCGACTATCAGGTGTGGCCTGCGCAGCGCATCGCCGAGGCGCGTGAGGAACCGCTGCTGCTGGCGCCGCGTCAGGAACCGGCCCTGGCGCCGTTGCTGGCGCGGCGGCTGAACACGCCAGACAGCCCGCCGCTGATCCGCACCACCCTCGACGCCACCCTGCAACGCCGCCTCGAAGACCTGCTGCTGGGCTGGCGCGCGCGTCTGCCCGAGCGCACCTCGGCGGCGATACTGGTGGTCGAGGCGCAGACCATGGCGGTGCGCGCCTACCTCGGCTCCATCGACCTGAGCGACGAGCGGCGCTTCGGTCACGTCGACATGGTCCACGCCCTGCGCTCACCCGGCTCCACCCTCAAGCCCTTCCTCTATGGCCTGGCCATGGACGACGGCCTGATCCATTCCGAATCGCTGTTGCAAGACGTGCCGCGACGCTACGGCGACTATCGACCCGGCAACTTTTCCATGGGCTTCAGCGGGCCGGTGTCGGCCAGCTCGGCGCTGGCGCTGTCGCTCAACCTGCCGGCCGTGCAGTTGCTCGAGGCCTACGGGCCCAAACGCTTCGCCGCGAAGCTGCGCATTGGCGGCGTGCCGTTGGTGCTGCCGCCCTTGGCCGAGCCGAACCTGTCGCTGATTCTCGGCGGTGCGGGCAGTCGCCTGGAGGACTTGGTCGGTGGCTACGCCGCGCTGGCCCGTCAGGGCCGCAGTGCACGGATCCGCCTGCAACCGCAGGACCCGCTGTTGGAACGGCCGCTGCTGTCGCCCGGCGCGGCCTGGATCGTGCGGCGCATCCTCAGTGGACAGGCGCGCCCGGACCGCGATCCGCATGCCGAACTGGTGCAGCGCCCGCAACTGGCCTGGAAGACTGGCACCAGCTATGGCTTTCGCGACGCTTGGTCGATTGGCGTCGGCCCGCGCTACCTGATCGGTGTGTGGATCGGCCGTCCCGATGGCACGCCGGTGCCGGGCCAGTTCGGCCTGGCGTCGGCGGCGCCGTTGATGCTGCAGGTGCACGACCTGCTGAGCAACCGCGACCGCCAGCGCGGTATCGCGATGCCGGTGGAGAACGTGCCCGCCAGTGTCGGGGTGGCCGCGATCTGCTGGCCGCTGGGGCAGCCGATGAAGCGCCAGGATCCGCAGTGCCGCCGCCAGCGCTTCGCCTGGACCCTCGACGGCACCACGCCGCCGACCTTGCAGGCGGCCGACCAGCCGTTGGGCCTGGGCCTGCGCGAAACGGTCTGGGTCAATGAGCGCGGCCTGCGCGTCGATGCCCGTTGTACAGGCGCGCAGGCGCAGGACATCGCCCTGTGGCCGGCGCCGCTGGAGCCTTGGTTGCCGCGTGTGGAGCGGCGCAGCGCGCGACTGCCGGCGATCGACCCCAACTGCCCGCCGCAAGTACCGCCCAGCGCGCCGCCGTTGTCGATCGTTGGCGTACGCGGCGGCGATCACTTGCGCCGACCGTTGACCAGTCACGAGCCCTTGCAGGTGCAAGTGTCGGCCTTGGGTGGAGCAGGGCGGCGCTGGTGGTTCCTCAATGGCACGCCGCTGGGCGAGACCGAGGGTCAGGACAGCCTGGCCCTGCACCTGGAGCAGCGCGGGCGCATGGAGCTCAGTGCCCTGGACGAGAGCGGCGAGACCGCGCGGGTGGAGTTTCAGGTGGGCGAGTGA
- a CDS encoding response regulator, with translation MPNASSRQQILLVDDEEDALLELAELLENEGFTCHTATSVKVALQQLTRYPDVGLVITDLRMPEESGIALIQRLRDHTARQHLPVIVMSGHADLNDVSDLLRLQVLDLFRKPIYYARLLETLDNLFPKVSVQALRR, from the coding sequence ATGCCGAACGCTTCCTCACGCCAGCAGATTCTCTTGGTGGACGACGAGGAAGACGCCTTGCTGGAGTTGGCTGAGCTGCTGGAAAACGAGGGTTTCACCTGTCACACCGCAACCTCGGTGAAAGTCGCGTTGCAGCAGCTCACCCGCTACCCCGACGTGGGCCTGGTCATCACTGACCTGCGCATGCCCGAAGAGAGCGGCATCGCCTTGATCCAGCGTCTGCGCGATCACACCGCGCGCCAGCACCTGCCGGTGATCGTCATGTCCGGGCATGCCGACCTCAACGACGTCAGCGACCTGCTGCGCCTGCAAGTGCTCGACCTGTTCCGCAAGCCGATCTACTACGCCCGCTTGCTGGAAACGCTGGACAATCTGTTCCCCAAGGTCTCGGTACAGGCGCTCAGGCGCTGA
- a CDS encoding Flp family type IVb pilin: MQLQQILLHLKNFIRREDGASGIEYALIAAMVAVVLVPFVPTISTKITALFTSISGAL, encoded by the coding sequence ATGCAATTGCAGCAGATCCTTCTACACTTGAAAAACTTCATCCGCCGCGAGGACGGTGCGTCGGGTATCGAATATGCGCTGATCGCCGCGATGGTCGCGGTGGTGCTGGTGCCGTTCGTACCGACCATCTCGACCAAGATCACAGCCCTGTTCACCTCCATCTCAGGAGCCCTGTGA
- the cpaB gene encoding Flp pilus assembly protein CpaB translates to MSSRTTLFLALAFLLAALLAGYWGLMLSRPAELPDPVEITPPAPAAEIVSALSAPAAEPTGSPIVVLRRALPANTPLSEDDVLLEHLQVVPAGAFERFDQVLGRSSDRPLAAGSWLAESSFQRGGPLARMIRSHERAVTLGVDEVVGAAGQLDPGDYVDVLLYLREENRNPQASAQVVLSALRVLSVNEQVGLANDGQPAQSAEQQQARREQQAPRAASTRTVTLAVPEAQASRLMLAAQVGTLRLAVRSADEQRLAHYWADVAPAPPAPSAEPLRFDQLSRTSAPATTARAAAHGMQIIRGAKTTHANQTP, encoded by the coding sequence ATGAGCAGTCGCACGACCCTGTTCCTTGCTCTGGCGTTTTTGCTCGCCGCCTTGCTGGCCGGATACTGGGGCCTGATGCTCAGTCGTCCCGCTGAGCTGCCCGATCCGGTCGAAATCACTCCTCCAGCGCCAGCCGCTGAAATCGTCTCGGCGCTGTCCGCCCCGGCCGCCGAACCCACCGGATCGCCGATCGTGGTGCTGCGCAGAGCACTGCCTGCCAATACGCCCCTGAGCGAAGACGACGTGCTGCTCGAGCACCTCCAGGTGGTACCGGCCGGTGCCTTCGAACGTTTCGACCAGGTGCTCGGGCGCAGCAGCGACCGGCCCTTGGCCGCTGGCAGTTGGTTGGCCGAGTCGAGCTTTCAGCGCGGTGGACCCTTGGCGCGGATGATCCGCAGCCACGAACGTGCCGTGACCCTCGGCGTGGACGAGGTGGTGGGCGCGGCTGGGCAACTGGACCCGGGCGACTATGTGGACGTGTTGCTGTACCTGCGTGAGGAAAACCGCAACCCGCAAGCGTCGGCGCAGGTGGTGTTGTCGGCACTGCGCGTGCTCAGTGTCAACGAGCAGGTGGGCCTGGCCAACGACGGTCAGCCCGCGCAGAGCGCTGAGCAGCAACAGGCCCGACGGGAACAGCAAGCGCCACGTGCGGCCAGCACGCGCACCGTGACCCTGGCCGTGCCCGAGGCCCAGGCCAGCCGACTGATGCTTGCCGCCCAGGTCGGCACGTTGCGTCTGGCCGTGCGCAGCGCCGACGAACAGCGCCTGGCGCACTACTGGGCCGATGTCGCGCCAGCGCCCCCCGCACCGTCCGCCGAGCCCCTGCGTTTCGACCAGCTGTCCCGTACCTCCGCGCCGGCCACGACGGCGCGCGCTGCTGCCCACGGCATGCAGATCATCCGCGGGGCGAAGACCACCCACGCCAACCAGACGCCATGA
- a CDS encoding type II and III secretion system protein family protein — MRCSERSLKQVGTVLLLLAALSAPAQAALSGCEAVNRLPTVIEIAQGQQQELRLPLVIGRVAVGEPTVADVQASGERAVLLTGVGAGNTTLMLWTACAAAPHRAMLFVKGRASSDMDPASVLPSQDAQLPSQVQADIRFVEVRRNKYQEAGARLFLNGSSKSLFGSPGTAPAGTAVTPGAVPIARPAIPLDDGVFNIVWGSSKILAAINALENSGFAYTLARPSLTVLSGMTASFLAGGEIPVPVPSAGSDNISIEYKEFGVRLSLTPTVVSRERILLKVAPEVSDLDYSRPVVIAGTQVPALSVRRTDTSISLADGESFIISGLVSNSTRSSVDKLPGLGNLPILGALFRQSSVQRDDTELLMIVTPHLVQPLAANARLPALPGETLRRYDPSWGHLFFQEKGDFQGQGGLSR; from the coding sequence ATGCGATGTTCCGAACGCAGTCTCAAACAGGTCGGCACTGTGCTGCTGTTGCTGGCGGCGTTGTCAGCACCGGCCCAGGCCGCGCTGTCGGGCTGCGAGGCGGTCAACCGGTTACCGACGGTGATCGAGATCGCACAGGGCCAGCAGCAGGAGCTGCGTCTGCCGCTGGTCATCGGCCGGGTCGCGGTGGGCGAGCCGACGGTGGCCGATGTACAGGCCAGCGGCGAGCGTGCGGTGCTGCTGACCGGCGTCGGCGCGGGCAACACCACCCTGATGCTCTGGACCGCGTGCGCGGCCGCGCCGCACCGGGCGATGCTGTTCGTCAAGGGACGCGCCAGCAGCGACATGGACCCGGCCAGTGTGCTGCCATCCCAGGATGCCCAGTTGCCGAGCCAGGTGCAGGCCGACATTCGCTTCGTCGAGGTGCGCCGCAACAAGTACCAGGAAGCTGGCGCGCGGCTGTTCCTGAATGGGTCCAGCAAGAGCCTGTTCGGCTCGCCCGGCACCGCGCCTGCCGGCACGGCGGTGACGCCTGGCGCGGTGCCCATCGCCCGCCCGGCGATCCCGCTCGACGATGGCGTGTTCAACATCGTCTGGGGCAGCAGCAAGATCCTCGCGGCGATCAACGCCCTGGAAAACAGCGGCTTCGCCTATACCCTGGCGCGCCCCAGCCTGACCGTGCTCAGCGGCATGACCGCCAGCTTCCTGGCCGGCGGCGAGATTCCGGTGCCGGTGCCCAGTGCCGGCAGCGACAACATATCGATCGAATACAAGGAGTTCGGCGTGCGCCTGTCGCTGACGCCGACCGTGGTCAGCCGCGAGCGCATTCTGCTCAAGGTCGCCCCCGAGGTCAGTGACCTGGACTACTCCCGCCCGGTGGTCATCGCCGGCACCCAGGTGCCAGCGCTCAGCGTGCGCCGCACCGACACCAGCATCTCACTGGCCGATGGCGAGAGCTTCATCATCAGCGGCCTGGTGAGCAACAGCACGCGCTCTTCGGTGGACAAGTTGCCGGGCCTGGGCAACCTGCCGATTCTCGGCGCGCTGTTCCGCCAGTCCAGCGTGCAACGCGACGACACCGAACTGCTGATGATCGTCACGCCGCACCTGGTCCAGCCGTTGGCCGCCAATGCACGCCTGCCGGCGTTGCCCGGTGAGACCCTGCGCCGCTACGACCCCAGTTGGGGCCATTTGTTTTTCCAGGAAAAAGGCGACTTTCAAGGACAAGGGGGGTTATCCCGATGA